Proteins co-encoded in one Aethina tumida isolate Nest 87 chromosome 7, icAetTumi1.1, whole genome shotgun sequence genomic window:
- the LOC109609405 gene encoding zinc finger protein 879 produces MEEDICRTCLKSPTKLSSLYEDVKLMYKIETIASIELSNDPAYPTKICEECINNVNSLFNFRKLIIQSNKALTERLQEEYLKKEKAATEQYIKIEGDVEINNPIEYDSSPDEYLEETSENNTSEPDIAPHIKNETQEKTKVYECKECNKEFSSRFKMFNHRKLHTSKGVCNICGMVIRIDNLKRHILLHSETPVTCEVCGKIFKNSESLRSHKRIHMGITFTCEFCGRCFRVKSEYTRHLKAHSNPELGKVMCQVCGKKVRDIKRHKQSHTGEKPHKCTFCNKGFTSGYAVKVHTRQHTNEKPFICEFCPMAFPQKVSLVTHLKSKHNKDV; encoded by the exons ATGGAGGAAGATATTTGTAGGACTTGTCTGAAATCCCCAACTAAATTGTCAAGTCTCTATGAAGATGTGAAACTCATGTACAAAATTGAAACTATTGCTTCAATTGAg ttatctaATGATCCTGCTTATCCAACAAAAATCTGTGaggaatgtataaataatgtaaacagCTTATTTAACTTCCGAAAGCTGATAATTCAGAGCAATAAAGCATTAACAGAAAGACTTCAAGAAGAATacttaaaaaaggaaaaagctGCAACAgagcaatatattaaaatcgaagGTGATGTGGAAATTAACAACCCAATTGAATATGATAGTTCTCCTGATGAATACCTTGAAGAGACATCTGAAAATAACACAAGTGAACCTGACATAGCAccacatataaaaaatgaaacacagGAGAAAACTAAAGTGTATGAATGTAAAGAATGCAACAAAGAATTTAGTAGCAGATTCAAAATGTTCAACCATAGGAAATTGCACACCAGCAAAGGAGTATGTAACATTTGTGGCATGGTTATTAGGATTGATAACTTAAAAAGGCACATTTTGTTACATTCTGAAACCCCAGTTACTTGTGAAGTGTGTGGAAAGATTTTTAAGAACAGTGAATCTTTGAGAAGTCACAAGAGAATACACATGGGAATTACATTTACTTGTGAATTCTGTGGAAGATGTTTTAGAGTAAAATCAGAGTATACCAGACATCTTAAGGCTCattcaa atccaGAACTAGGTAAAGTAATGTGTCAAGTTTGTGGGAAGAAAGTCCGGGACATCAAGAGGCATAAACAGTCTCACACTGGAGAAAAGCCACATAAGTGCACATTTTGCAATAAAGGATTTACAAGTGGTTATGCAGTCAAGGTTCACACACGACAACATACTAATGAGAAACCATTTATTTGCGAATTTTGTCCAATGGCATTTCCGCAAAAAGTTTCTTTAGTGACGCATTTGAAATCTAAACATaataaagatgtttaa
- the LOC109609432 gene encoding 5'-AMP-activated protein kinase subunit beta-1 isoform X2: MERIRQRLLRRLESEGSQDDEEPYFTKPVSSSYESKRPRANTVSEGTKSTSSDKTPTVFRWEGGGRDVQISGTFSNWETIPMVKSHGDFVTIIDLPEGEHQYKFYVDGEWKNDPGNKMIEDKEGIKNNLISVKKSDFEVFQALDKDSENVTNDAQKEFGQEIPANKPWEKVSGPPILPPHLLQVILNKDTPLSCEPTLLPEPNHVMLNHLYALSIKDGVMVLSATHRYRKKYVTTLLYKPI, translated from the exons CACGAAACCGGTGTCCAGCAGTTACGAAAGCAAACGTCCCAGGGCGAACACAG TTTCAGAGGGCACAAAGTCAACTTCATCGGACAAAACGCCGACAGTTTTTCGATGGGAGGGCGGCGGCCGTGATGTACAAATTAGTGGCACGTTTTCCAATTGGGAAACGATTCCGATGGTCAAGAGCCACGGCGATTTCGTAACTATCATAGACCTACCTGAAGGTGAACACcagtataaattttacgtGGACGGCGAGTGGAAAAATGATCCAGGCAACAAGATGATTGAAGACAAAGAGGGCATTAAGAACAATTTGATTTCTGTCAAAAAGTCTGATTTCGAGGTGTTCCAAGCCTTGGATAAGGACAGTGAGAATGTCACGAATGATGCTCAGAAGGAGTTTGGACAGGAGATTCCAGCTAACAAGCCATGGGAGAAAGTATCTGGGCCTCCCATTTTGCCGCCGCATTTGTTGCAAGTTATACTTAATAAGGATACCCCTTTAtct tgTGAACCAACATTACTACCAGAACCAAATCATGTGATGTTAAATCACCTATATGCCTTGTCAATAAAGGATGGTGTGATGGTTTTGAGTGCGACTCATCGTTATAGAAAGAAATATGTCACTACTTTGTTATATAagcctatttaa